In Streptomyces sp. NBC_01707, a genomic segment contains:
- a CDS encoding HAD family hydrolase translates to MAAPAGPVTLVASDLDRTLIYSTAALQLSMPDAEAPRLLCVEVYGHKPLSYLTETAAALLDELARTTVFVPTTTRTREQYHRIRLPGPAPKFAICANGGHLLVDGVSDPDWQTQVARRLADECASLAEVRAHLVATTDPAWLLKERVAEDLFAYLVVERSLLPAGWVRELAEWADPRGWTVSLQGRKIYAVPKPLTKSAAMNEVACRAGATLTLAAGDSLLDADLLLAADHAWRPGHGELADTDWSAPHVDVLTEGGVAAGEEILRRFLRASVPQQGLRQGTVVPEAVTGLPGR, encoded by the coding sequence ATGGCCGCCCCGGCCGGCCCCGTGACGCTGGTCGCCAGCGACCTCGACCGCACCCTCATCTACTCGACGGCGGCGCTCCAGCTCTCCATGCCGGACGCCGAAGCACCCCGGCTGCTCTGCGTCGAGGTGTACGGCCACAAGCCGCTCTCCTATCTCACGGAGACGGCCGCCGCACTCCTCGACGAGCTGGCCCGCACCACGGTCTTCGTACCCACGACCACCCGCACCCGTGAGCAGTACCACCGCATCAGGCTCCCCGGCCCCGCACCGAAGTTCGCCATCTGCGCCAACGGGGGACACCTCCTGGTCGACGGGGTGTCCGACCCCGACTGGCAGACACAGGTGGCCCGCCGGCTCGCCGACGAGTGCGCCTCGCTCGCCGAAGTCCGCGCCCACCTCGTCGCCACCACGGACCCTGCCTGGCTCCTCAAGGAGCGGGTCGCCGAGGACCTCTTCGCCTATCTCGTCGTCGAACGCTCGCTGCTGCCCGCGGGCTGGGTGAGGGAGCTGGCCGAATGGGCGGACCCCCGTGGCTGGACCGTGTCGCTCCAGGGCCGCAAGATCTACGCCGTACCCAAGCCGCTCACCAAGAGCGCCGCGATGAACGAAGTCGCCTGCCGCGCCGGCGCCACGCTCACCCTCGCCGCCGGTGACTCGCTCCTCGACGCCGATCTGCTTCTCGCCGCCGACCACGCCTGGCGCCCCGGCCACGGCGAGCTCGCCGACACCGACTGGAGCGCCCCGCACGTCGACGTGCTGACGGAGGGCGGTGTGGCGGCGGGTGAGGAGATCCTCCGGCGTTTCCTTCGCGCTTCCGTCCCGCAGCAGGGCCTCCGGCAAGGAACAGTGGTACCTGAGGCCGTGACCGGTCTGCCCGGCAGGTGA
- a CDS encoding O-methyltransferase, with product MSKGNETKITDELYAYMLAHNPPLDAVQRELVATTYAQLPEQAGMQSAEEQGPLLAFLVRLTGARHIVEVGTFTGFSALAMAQALPADGRLIACDISEEWTAYGREAWEKAGVADRIELRIAPALDTLAAMPSEPHIDLAYLDADKGNYIPYWEELVPRMRRGGLIVTDNVLFHGGVTDPRATGGAAAIKEFNEHVAADPRMDSVMLTVADGLTLSRKR from the coding sequence ATGAGCAAGGGAAACGAAACCAAGATCACGGACGAGCTGTACGCGTACATGCTGGCGCACAACCCGCCGCTCGACGCGGTACAGCGTGAACTCGTCGCGACCACGTACGCGCAGCTTCCCGAACAGGCGGGGATGCAGTCCGCCGAGGAGCAGGGTCCGCTGCTCGCCTTCCTCGTACGGCTGACGGGTGCCCGGCACATCGTCGAGGTCGGGACGTTCACCGGGTTCTCGGCCCTGGCGATGGCGCAGGCACTGCCCGCCGACGGGCGGCTGATCGCCTGCGACATCTCGGAGGAGTGGACCGCCTACGGCCGCGAGGCGTGGGAGAAGGCGGGCGTCGCCGACCGCATCGAGCTGCGCATCGCCCCCGCTCTCGACACCCTGGCGGCGATGCCGTCCGAGCCGCACATCGATCTGGCCTACCTGGACGCGGACAAGGGCAACTACATTCCGTACTGGGAAGAGCTGGTGCCCCGGATGCGCCGCGGCGGCCTCATCGTCACCGACAATGTGCTGTTCCACGGCGGTGTGACCGACCCACGGGCAACCGGCGGAGCGGCGGCCATCAAGGAGTTCAACGAGCATGTGGCCGCGGATCCGCGGATGGACAGCGTCATGCTCACCGTGGCGGACGGACTGACCCTCTCCCGCAAGCGCTAG
- a CDS encoding zinc ribbon domain-containing protein, whose amino-acid sequence MPRYEYRCRSCGDTFELSRPMAESSAPASCPAGHEDTVKLLSTVAVGGASAKSAPAAPSGGGGCCGGGCCG is encoded by the coding sequence ATGCCTCGTTACGAATACCGCTGCCGCTCCTGCGGAGACACGTTCGAACTCAGCCGTCCGATGGCCGAGTCGTCGGCCCCCGCCTCCTGCCCCGCCGGGCACGAGGACACGGTGAAGCTCCTCTCCACGGTGGCCGTGGGCGGGGCGTCGGCCAAGTCCGCGCCCGCCGCCCCGTCGGGCGGCGGCGGTTGCTGTGGCGGGGGCTGCTGCGGCTGA
- a CDS encoding DUF4383 domain-containing protein has translation MATHAVHPPRRRAQKPARRSRAARFDDHLPVDHRLNSVYRIGAGLMGLLLLAFGILGLIDKIGFFNTGDATVAGLNTNGSLSVLSICVGLLLFVGMVIGGNFASTVNMVLGIAFILSGFINLALLDTDFNFLAFRMQNVLFSFVVGLMLMMFGMYGRVSGGLPHDNPYWRARHPDEAAVEERHDRSASMPIAGRSRITR, from the coding sequence ATGGCTACCCATGCAGTGCATCCCCCGCGGCGACGTGCACAGAAGCCCGCACGGCGCAGCAGAGCCGCCCGGTTCGACGACCATCTCCCGGTCGATCACCGGCTCAACAGCGTCTACCGCATAGGGGCGGGGTTGATGGGGCTGTTGCTGCTCGCTTTCGGCATCCTGGGACTCATCGACAAGATCGGCTTCTTCAACACGGGCGACGCCACTGTCGCGGGCCTGAACACCAACGGGTCGCTCAGCGTCCTCTCCATCTGCGTCGGCCTGCTCCTGTTCGTCGGGATGGTGATCGGCGGCAACTTCGCCTCGACGGTCAACATGGTGCTGGGCATCGCGTTCATCCTCAGTGGCTTCATCAATCTGGCGCTGCTCGACACCGACTTCAATTTCCTCGCCTTCCGCATGCAGAACGTCCTGTTCAGCTTTGTCGTCGGGCTGATGCTGATGATGTTCGGGATGTACGGAAGGGTCAGCGGCGGGCTCCCGCACGACAACCCGTACTGGCGCGCCCGCCATCCCGATGAGGCCGCCGTCGAAGAGCGCCACGACCGGAGTGCGTCCATGCCCATCGCCGGCCGGAGCCGTATTACGCGGTAG
- a CDS encoding DUF4097 family beta strand repeat-containing protein: MALHTRTRTLVASVGAVVVALGLSGCGSADVDDAPVEHKSFAFGGKSLTIDSGNTAVELVPADVDKVEVTRRVDGWVVLGSGPDARWSMRDGRLTLRVKCTAVVSNCEALHQVKVPRGVAVTVDGDNGRVVASGFDTPLTLRSDNGKVTVRDSSAPLKLESDNGGVVTERISSTSVSARSENGEVRLGFTAVPDRVDTVSDNGRVTIELPKGSQTYAVTAVAGNGDISVRVPRSDSSPHVVKARSDNGEITVRSAN; this comes from the coding sequence GTGGCACTCCATACCCGCACTCGCACACTCGTCGCATCCGTCGGAGCCGTGGTCGTCGCCCTGGGGCTGTCCGGTTGCGGAAGTGCGGATGTGGATGACGCACCGGTCGAGCACAAGTCGTTCGCGTTCGGGGGGAAGTCCCTGACGATCGACTCCGGCAATACGGCCGTGGAGCTCGTACCGGCGGATGTGGACAAGGTCGAGGTGACGCGCCGCGTCGACGGGTGGGTGGTGCTCGGGAGCGGGCCCGACGCGCGTTGGTCGATGCGGGACGGCAGGCTCACGCTGCGGGTGAAGTGCACGGCGGTCGTCAGCAACTGCGAGGCCCTGCATCAGGTGAAGGTGCCGCGTGGGGTCGCGGTGACGGTCGACGGTGACAACGGCAGGGTCGTCGCCTCCGGGTTCGACACTCCTCTCACACTCCGCTCCGACAACGGGAAGGTGACCGTGCGTGACTCCAGTGCGCCGCTGAAGCTGGAGAGCGACAACGGGGGCGTCGTCACGGAGCGGATCTCCAGCACGTCCGTCTCCGCGCGGTCCGAAAACGGGGAGGTCCGGCTCGGGTTCACAGCCGTGCCGGATCGGGTGGACACCGTCAGTGACAACGGCCGGGTGACCATCGAACTGCCGAAGGGGTCGCAGACGTACGCGGTGACGGCCGTCGCCGGGAACGGGGACATCTCGGTGCGGGTGCCGCGCAGCGACAGCAGCCCGCATGTGGTGAAGGCCCGCAGCGACAACGGGGAAATCACGGTTCGAAGCGCGAACTAA
- a CDS encoding tyrosine-type recombinase/integrase has protein sequence MANQRGKRRRFGSVRKLPSGRFQVRYPGPDGLLRSAPETFSTQTDADRWLVRKEAEILDGRWRNPDDKVLFGVYADAWFKERDYAATTRERNGSALRLHILPTFANVVLSEITTPQIRRWRAGLLESGVGEPTVAKAYQILRAVMSTAVDDEVIQRNPCRIKGAGAAKTAERPFLDVSEVFQLADAVPVRFRVFILLAAFTGLRFGELAALQRHDVDLVRRTVAVRRALAETRTDGILVKTPKSAAGVRTVAFPASLTEDVAAHLAAYAEPGRTELVFTGARGGQLRRNNFRRLWLRALETTGLGDVHFHDLRHTGNTLAATGGATTRELMQRMGHSSVRAALIYQHLVNGRDHAIAAHVDEQIKKVRPAEPSGEGPEEASGT, from the coding sequence ATGGCGAACCAGAGAGGCAAACGTCGCCGGTTCGGGTCGGTCCGCAAGCTGCCGTCCGGTCGCTTTCAGGTGCGGTATCCCGGTCCGGATGGCCTGCTGCGTTCGGCGCCGGAGACCTTCTCCACTCAGACCGATGCTGATCGGTGGCTCGTCCGCAAGGAAGCGGAGATCCTCGACGGCCGATGGAGGAACCCGGACGACAAGGTTCTCTTCGGGGTGTACGCCGACGCCTGGTTCAAAGAGCGCGACTACGCCGCGACTACCCGCGAACGTAACGGCAGCGCGCTTCGCCTCCACATCCTGCCGACCTTCGCGAACGTGGTCCTGAGTGAGATCACGACACCGCAGATCCGCCGCTGGCGTGCCGGCCTCCTGGAATCTGGTGTCGGTGAGCCGACGGTCGCCAAGGCGTATCAGATCCTCCGCGCCGTCATGAGCACCGCGGTCGACGACGAGGTGATCCAGCGCAACCCCTGCCGTATCAAGGGCGCTGGGGCGGCTAAGACAGCCGAGCGGCCGTTCCTGGACGTCTCGGAGGTCTTCCAGCTCGCCGACGCCGTACCGGTGCGCTTCCGGGTGTTCATCCTCCTGGCGGCCTTCACCGGCCTCCGCTTCGGGGAGCTCGCCGCGCTCCAGCGTCATGACGTCGACCTCGTACGGCGAACCGTCGCCGTACGGCGGGCCCTGGCCGAGACCCGCACGGACGGCATCCTGGTCAAGACGCCCAAGAGCGCGGCCGGTGTCCGCACCGTCGCCTTCCCTGCCTCGCTGACTGAGGACGTGGCTGCTCACCTCGCTGCCTACGCAGAGCCGGGTCGTACCGAGCTGGTCTTCACCGGCGCACGTGGCGGGCAGCTTCGCCGGAACAACTTCCGCCGCCTGTGGTTGCGGGCCCTGGAGACGACCGGCCTGGGAGACGTCCACTTCCACGATCTGCGCCATACCGGGAACACCCTCGCCGCGACCGGTGGCGCGACGACGCGTGAGCTGATGCAGCGCATGGGGCACTCGTCGGTGCGGGCCGCGCTGATCTATCAGCACCTGGTCAACGGGCGGGACCATGCGATCGCCGCTCACGTCGATGAGCAGATCAAAAAGGTCCGCCCGGCCGAGCCCTCCGGGGAGGGTCCGGAGGAGGCATCTGGCACGTGA
- a CDS encoding excisionase family DNA-binding protein, with amino-acid sequence MTDRLLTVEEAAQLLGTTVRFPRRLIAERRIVFVKVGRHVRIPESALADFIAVNTVQPIVTSRRRLRAVA; translated from the coding sequence ATGACTGATCGACTGCTCACAGTGGAGGAGGCTGCTCAACTCCTCGGCACAACCGTTCGCTTTCCTCGGCGCCTGATCGCCGAACGGAGGATCGTGTTCGTGAAGGTGGGGCGGCATGTCCGGATCCCCGAGAGCGCGTTGGCTGACTTCATCGCGGTCAACACCGTGCAGCCGATCGTCACGAGCCGTCGGCGCTTGAGGGCGGTGGCCTGA
- a CDS encoding replication initiator yields the protein MPGLMRQLRGLGGCTTPIRLDGQRTDIHPATGEILDELHSSDLPAGNLLVRCNNRRATRCPACAETYRRDTYQLITAGLRGGKGTPAQVATHPRVFATFTAPSFGPVHNQPASSRCRCGTQHPDDAPELGTPLAPAAYDYEAAVLWNAHASKIWARFSIYLRREVAKRAGLSQRAFADHARVSFAKVAEYQRRGAIHFHAVIRLDGPDGGDTPPPAWATPDLLADAIRAAATAADVPGPIVDGRAHTFAFGRQLDIRPIRTADFDGGTELTERAVAAYIAKYATKGAETATGTLDRPLKFLAELARMTLTEHARQMIRTAWALGARKDLAELRLRAWAHMLGFRGHFSTKTRRYSTTLGALRTARAEWRRLQAAIAHGDQTPVPADLDGDDTTLVLAHWNFAGTGLTRGEEWLAASIAPDPEGEMAA from the coding sequence ATGCCCGGCCTCATGCGCCAACTGCGCGGCCTCGGCGGCTGCACCACACCCATCCGCCTCGACGGACAGCGCACCGACATCCACCCCGCCACCGGCGAAATCCTCGACGAACTCCACTCCTCGGATCTGCCCGCCGGGAACCTCCTGGTCCGCTGCAACAACCGCCGCGCCACCCGCTGCCCTGCCTGCGCAGAGACCTACCGACGCGACACCTACCAACTCATCACCGCCGGACTCCGCGGCGGCAAAGGCACCCCCGCACAAGTCGCCACCCACCCACGGGTGTTCGCAACCTTCACCGCCCCCAGCTTCGGGCCCGTCCACAACCAACCCGCCTCCAGCCGTTGCCGCTGCGGCACTCAGCATCCGGACGACGCACCCGAGTTAGGCACCCCGCTCGCGCCCGCCGCCTACGACTACGAAGCAGCCGTGCTCTGGAACGCGCACGCCTCGAAAATCTGGGCCCGTTTCTCCATCTACCTGCGCCGGGAAGTCGCCAAGCGCGCCGGCCTCTCCCAACGCGCCTTCGCCGACCACGCCCGCGTCTCCTTCGCCAAGGTCGCCGAGTACCAGCGCCGCGGCGCCATCCACTTCCACGCCGTGATCCGCCTCGACGGCCCCGACGGCGGCGACACCCCGCCCCCGGCCTGGGCCACCCCAGACCTCCTCGCCGACGCCATCCGCGCCGCCGCCACCGCTGCCGACGTGCCCGGGCCGATCGTCGACGGCCGCGCCCACACCTTCGCCTTCGGCCGACAGCTCGACATCCGCCCCATCCGCACAGCCGACTTCGACGGGGGCACCGAACTCACCGAACGAGCCGTCGCCGCCTACATCGCCAAGTACGCAACCAAAGGAGCCGAGACCGCGACCGGCACCCTCGACCGCCCGCTGAAGTTCCTCGCCGAACTCGCCCGTATGACCCTCACCGAACACGCCCGCCAGATGATCCGCACCGCTTGGGCCCTCGGCGCTCGCAAGGACCTCGCAGAGCTCCGGCTCAGGGCATGGGCCCACATGCTGGGGTTCCGCGGCCACTTCTCCACCAAAACCCGCCGCTACTCCACCACCCTCGGCGCCCTACGCACCGCCCGCGCCGAATGGCGACGCCTCCAAGCCGCCATCGCCCACGGTGACCAAACCCCCGTGCCGGCCGACCTGGACGGTGACGACACCACCCTCGTCCTCGCCCATTGGAACTTCGCCGGAACCGGCCTCACCCGCGGCGAGGAATGGCTCGCCGCCTCCATCGCACCCGACCCGGAAGGAGAGATGGCCGCATGA
- a CDS encoding GGDEF domain-containing protein produces MDLQAAAIALPAVGWAIHSGFLARRLATARRDPLTGLHTRAGWTARAERLITRTPDSLVLLLDLDDFKAINDTHGHAAGDAVLTATAARLTAWCDQDGIAARLGGDEFTAIVTHPDRTTGLAALTAALRRPVPYRGCLLPVSASVGSCRIADLPVATLTDALAAADAAMYAAKGHGRRTTHL; encoded by the coding sequence ATGGACCTGCAAGCCGCGGCCATCGCCTTACCCGCCGTCGGCTGGGCCATACACAGCGGCTTCCTCGCCCGCCGCCTGGCCACTGCCCGCCGCGACCCGCTGACCGGCCTCCATACCCGCGCCGGATGGACCGCCCGCGCTGAACGCCTGATCACCCGCACCCCGGACTCGCTCGTCCTGCTGCTCGACCTGGACGACTTCAAAGCAATCAACGACACCCACGGACACGCCGCCGGGGACGCCGTCCTCACCGCCACAGCCGCCCGGCTGACCGCCTGGTGCGACCAGGACGGCATCGCCGCACGGCTCGGCGGAGACGAGTTCACCGCCATCGTCACCCACCCTGACCGCACCACCGGCCTCGCCGCCCTCACAGCCGCTCTGCGCCGCCCGGTCCCCTACCGCGGCTGCCTGCTGCCGGTCTCCGCCTCGGTCGGCAGCTGCCGCATCGCTGATCTGCCCGTGGCGACCCTCACCGACGCACTCGCCGCAGCTGACGCCGCCATGTACGCGGCCAAAGGCCACGGCCGCCGCACGACTCACCTGTAA
- a CDS encoding SpdD-like protein, with protein MIRPRIPVNPLPTGIATPLITTAPAPAPVEQHHAAACACQHTTPAPAPVASGPAVRLSPAGVLAVVGGGAAVVLVVGAVLVSMLLAVAITGASVAVCAVVLRSLLNDPRKR; from the coding sequence ATGATCCGCCCCCGCATCCCGGTCAACCCGCTGCCCACCGGCATCGCCACCCCGCTCATCACCACCGCCCCGGCTCCGGCCCCGGTCGAGCAGCACCACGCTGCAGCCTGCGCCTGCCAGCACACCACCCCGGCGCCCGCCCCGGTCGCTTCCGGGCCAGCGGTACGGCTGTCCCCGGCCGGTGTCCTGGCGGTAGTCGGCGGTGGCGCTGCCGTCGTACTCGTCGTCGGCGCGGTCCTGGTCTCGATGCTGCTGGCCGTCGCCATCACGGGCGCCTCGGTCGCCGTCTGCGCCGTCGTCCTGCGCTCCCTGCTCAACGACCCCCGGAAGCGGTGA
- a CDS encoding mobile element transfer protein, whose product MAARDFFHSVMRIGPVQIGTHRDRHGRTKHAAVCGNDDCGWSADYSSQSAAQLAARTHRCRTH is encoded by the coding sequence ATGGCTGCCCGTGACTTCTTCCACTCCGTGATGCGGATCGGCCCGGTGCAGATCGGCACCCACCGCGACCGCCACGGCCGCACCAAGCACGCCGCCGTCTGCGGCAACGACGACTGCGGCTGGTCCGCCGATTACTCCAGCCAGTCCGCCGCCCAACTCGCCGCGCGCACCCACCGCTGCCGCACCCACTGA
- a CDS encoding DUF2637 domain-containing protein: protein MTRSIRPDAVLVQAVIAGALSFAHLHDIAAAAGQDGWKAWAYPISVDLLLVAAWRRLRILRTTGKPTRAAWTWFAVALAASLGANIATAGLLDLTDVPAWLRILVAGWPALAFLGGTLLVHTPTSEPDTAPEPTPAAAPAIVPAELAPEREPFPDAVEAADPVPALPAPPPVDVPPALVDHARKLADAHRSATGNPIDADTLRDRLGLPGPMAAQLATHLA from the coding sequence ATGACCCGCTCGATCCGCCCGGACGCCGTCCTCGTGCAAGCCGTGATCGCCGGTGCCCTGTCCTTCGCCCACCTGCACGACATTGCCGCGGCAGCCGGACAGGACGGCTGGAAAGCCTGGGCCTACCCCATCTCCGTCGACCTGCTCCTCGTCGCGGCCTGGCGGCGCCTGCGCATCCTCCGCACCACCGGCAAGCCGACCCGCGCTGCATGGACCTGGTTCGCCGTCGCACTGGCCGCATCCCTCGGCGCGAACATCGCCACCGCCGGACTCCTCGACCTCACCGACGTCCCCGCCTGGCTCCGCATCCTCGTCGCCGGATGGCCCGCCCTCGCCTTCCTCGGCGGAACCCTCCTCGTCCACACCCCGACCAGTGAGCCGGACACCGCCCCCGAACCCACTCCTGCGGCGGCTCCGGCAATCGTGCCGGCCGAATTGGCCCCCGAACGTGAGCCGTTCCCGGACGCGGTCGAAGCTGCCGATCCCGTCCCCGCGCTGCCCGCTCCGCCACCGGTGGATGTTCCGCCCGCTCTGGTCGACCACGCCCGCAAGCTCGCCGACGCGCACCGCTCCGCGACCGGCAACCCGATCGACGCCGACACCCTGCGCGACCGCCTCGGCCTGCCCGGTCCGATGGCCGCCCAGCTCGCTACCCACCTCGCCTGA
- a CDS encoding FtsK/SpoIIIE domain-containing protein yields MSGNVLLIVSLLLVAAVLVLRSKRPAWYWMTFGVVFAMVRVSFRYASVMDACGLTVPPSRLRLTWARMTNRPAPDSRPPRILRMRPTRTGLVLRLKMRPGQDAFDFMASTDRLRHSFAMQGITSREIKSGVIELRMTGYDVLKRVQMPAKVNREGLRVPVALREDGAVHYRDYQEVPHALNLGATKSGKSVYQRQLVKELAPLNVALVGIDCKEGVELAPLARRFSALADNPDDAVELLEALVVRMADTYQVIRSEQRISADTPDGEITADIWGLPDDLRPVPVVLLVDEVAELALFSTSAEKKRRERIITALVRLVQLGRAAGIYVEICGQRFGAELGDGITMLRAQLTGRVSHRVNDEASAKMAFGDISSDAVSATTQIPIERPGMAVAGDSSGGWVRIRTPFTTLRQAVTACNAHAHRTPALDGLAAFRPVLPDVSLVKIPAPASTPATA; encoded by the coding sequence ATGTCGGGAAACGTCCTGCTGATCGTCAGTCTGCTCCTGGTCGCCGCCGTGCTGGTTCTGCGGTCGAAGCGTCCGGCTTGGTACTGGATGACGTTCGGCGTCGTCTTCGCGATGGTGCGGGTGTCCTTCCGGTACGCGTCGGTCATGGATGCGTGCGGGCTGACGGTTCCGCCGTCCCGACTGCGGCTGACGTGGGCCAGGATGACCAACCGCCCGGCCCCGGACTCCCGTCCGCCGCGGATCCTGCGGATGCGGCCGACCCGTACCGGGCTGGTGCTGCGGCTGAAGATGCGGCCCGGTCAGGACGCGTTCGACTTCATGGCATCCACGGACCGGCTGCGGCACTCGTTCGCCATGCAGGGCATCACCTCGCGTGAGATCAAGTCGGGTGTCATCGAGTTACGGATGACCGGCTACGACGTCCTCAAGCGGGTCCAGATGCCCGCCAAGGTCAACCGGGAAGGGCTGCGGGTCCCGGTCGCCCTCCGGGAGGACGGAGCAGTCCACTACCGGGACTACCAGGAGGTCCCGCACGCCCTGAACCTCGGGGCCACCAAGTCCGGGAAATCTGTCTACCAGCGGCAGTTGGTCAAGGAACTCGCGCCGCTCAACGTCGCCCTGGTCGGGATCGACTGCAAGGAAGGAGTGGAGCTCGCCCCGCTTGCCCGCCGGTTTTCCGCCCTGGCGGACAACCCCGATGACGCCGTCGAGCTGCTGGAGGCCCTCGTGGTCCGGATGGCCGACACGTACCAGGTGATCCGCAGCGAACAGCGCATCAGCGCCGACACTCCGGACGGGGAAATCACTGCCGACATCTGGGGCCTCCCGGATGATCTGCGGCCGGTCCCGGTCGTCCTCCTCGTCGACGAGGTGGCGGAACTCGCCCTGTTCTCCACCTCGGCGGAGAAGAAGCGGCGGGAGCGGATCATCACCGCCCTGGTTCGCCTCGTCCAGCTCGGTCGTGCGGCGGGGATCTATGTGGAGATCTGCGGGCAGCGATTCGGCGCCGAACTCGGGGACGGCATCACCATGCTCCGGGCCCAGCTGACCGGCCGCGTCTCGCACCGGGTCAACGATGAAGCCTCCGCCAAGATGGCGTTCGGCGACATCTCCTCCGATGCGGTGTCGGCCACCACACAGATCCCCATCGAACGCCCCGGTATGGCCGTGGCCGGTGACTCCTCCGGCGGCTGGGTCCGTATCCGCACCCCGTTTACGACGCTGCGCCAGGCCGTGACCGCCTGCAATGCACACGCGCACCGCACGCCGGCACTCGACGGGCTCGCCGCGTTTCGGCCGGTCCTGCCGGACGTGTCCCTGGTCAAGATCCCGGCCCCGGCCAGCACCCCCGCCACGGCCTGA